In Arachis stenosperma cultivar V10309 chromosome 1, arast.V10309.gnm1.PFL2, whole genome shotgun sequence, one DNA window encodes the following:
- the LOC130947341 gene encoding uncharacterized protein LOC130947341 isoform X1 produces the protein MQHFIHLEGFILILPFLLLNSPTTFEMPLEVLGHELQFTQDPNSKHLGTKVWDSSLVFAKFLERNCRKGRFSPAKLKGKRVIELGAGYGVSGFGNVTNDF, from the exons ATGCAGCACTTTATTCACCTGGAGGGGTTTATACTCATCCTGCCATTCCTATT GTTAAATTCTCCAACCACATTTGAAATGCCACTGGAGGTTTTGGGCCATGAATTGCAGTTTACTCAg GATCCCAATTCAAAGCACTTAGGAACAAAAGTGTGGGATTCATCACTTGTTTTTGCCAAATTTCTT GAACGGAATTGCAGAAAGGGAAGGTTTTCTCCAGCTAAACTTAAAGGAAAACGTGTAATTGAACTTGGAGCTGGCTATGGTGTTTCTGGTTTTGGTAATGTTACAAATGATTTTTAA
- the LOC130947341 gene encoding uncharacterized protein LOC130947341 isoform X2, whose amino-acid sequence MQHFIHLEGFILILPFLLLNSPTTFEMPLEVLGHELQFTQDPNSKHLGTKVWDSSLVFAKFLERNCRKGRFSPAKLKGKRVIELGAGYGVSGFVKY is encoded by the exons ATGCAGCACTTTATTCACCTGGAGGGGTTTATACTCATCCTGCCATTCCTATT GTTAAATTCTCCAACCACATTTGAAATGCCACTGGAGGTTTTGGGCCATGAATTGCAGTTTACTCAg GATCCCAATTCAAAGCACTTAGGAACAAAAGTGTGGGATTCATCACTTGTTTTTGCCAAATTTCTT GAACGGAATTGCAGAAAGGGAAGGTTTTCTCCAGCTAAACTTAAAGGAAAACGTGTAATTGAACTTGGAGCTGGCTATGGTGTTTCTGGTTTTG
- the LOC130947341 gene encoding uncharacterized protein LOC130947341 isoform X3, producing the protein MQHFIHLEGFILILPFLLLNSPTTFEMPLEVLGHELQFTQDPNSKHLGTKVWDSSLVFAKFLERNCRKGRFSPAKLKGKRVIELGAGYGVSGFAQ; encoded by the exons ATGCAGCACTTTATTCACCTGGAGGGGTTTATACTCATCCTGCCATTCCTATT GTTAAATTCTCCAACCACATTTGAAATGCCACTGGAGGTTTTGGGCCATGAATTGCAGTTTACTCAg GATCCCAATTCAAAGCACTTAGGAACAAAAGTGTGGGATTCATCACTTGTTTTTGCCAAATTTCTT GAACGGAATTGCAGAAAGGGAAGGTTTTCTCCAGCTAAACTTAAAGGAAAACGTGTAATTGAACTTGGAGCTGGCTATGGTGTTTCTGGTTTTG